The Gammaproteobacteria bacterium sequence CGTCCCTACTTTGTTACCCCAATGCGCGAAGGTGGGGTGTTTGTTTCGGATGTATTCCAGGGCCGCGGGCTGGGACAGGACCCGATAATTGCAGTAAGCGCACGGGTCAGCACGATTGATGGCACGCCGTGGGGCATTGTCGAGGGATCGCTGAACCTCCAGCGGCTGTCACGATTTCATCCGGCAACGACCATGTTCGGCCAGGACATAGAGCTGTTGATACTGGACCAGCGTGATCGGGTCATCTCAAGCACGCGCGCGGACTCACGCATTCTCGAAACGGTGAGCCTGCCCTTGCTCAATGCCGATGCGGAGAAAAACGACAGACTGTACACCCACGCCGTTTCCGGGCTGGGCTGGCAGGTGCACGCCAGCATCCCGCGGGCGCCTGTGCATGCCGAGGTCTGGGTTGATGCCCGCGCTACGTTGTTGTGGCTGCTGTCGGCAGTCGCTATTGCAATCATGCTCTCCACGGCGATTGCCAGACGCGTTACACGGCCGCTGACAGCACTGAAAACCGCGGTACGGGCGCTTGACCTCGAGGGAGCCGATGCCGACCTTGCAGCGCCTCCCGGTGCTCCGGAAGAAATACGGCAGGTTTACGAACACCTGTCTTCAATGTCGAACCGGATGCAAAATTCACACCGGCAGCTGACCGCTGCAGTGGAAGCCGGCAAACACTACCGGCAGCAGCTTGAGACTACGCTGGCACGCCGTGAGACAGAGATCCGCAGTCGCACCAACGAACTGGAACACACAAATCGAAACCTGCGAACGCTGAGTAACGTCGACCAGCTGACGGGCCTGGCCAACCGGCGGCGTTTCACTGAAGCCATCGACCAGGCGTGGCGCCATTGCATGCGCGAACAGAGTCCGGTTTCGCTGGTACTGCTCGATATCGATCACTTTAAAGCATTCAATGACACCTACGGGCACCAAAATGGTGACTACTGCCTGGCCCGCGTGGGCGGCGCGCTGTCTGCCTGCGTCTGGCGACCGCTGGATCTCGTGGCGCGCTATGGTGGCGAGGAATTCGTCATGGTGCTGGCCAACACTGAACTTGACAATGCACTGTCCATTGCCGGACGCACGCGAAGGGTAATCGAGGACATGCGGCTGCCCCATGCCGGCGCCCCTGACGGCTTCGTTACTTTGTCGCTTGGCGTTGCCAGCACTGTGCCGCAACGTGGCTCTGATTATCAGCTCCTGCTGCAGGAAGCCGACCGCGCGCTGTACTTTGCCAAGGAAAAAGGCCGCAATCGTGTCGGGTGGGCTGATCAGGGCGAACTGAGGCTGATGGGCGACAAGAACCCCGGCCATAACGCTGACCAGATCATCGAGTTCCGTCTGCCGGTAACTGACACCGACTGAGTCTGCCGTGATAGCCTCCCCGGCGGGGAGGAACAGCGTGAAAACACTGGCCTTGTTCGGCGGGCCGGCCCTCGCGGCAGCGCTTGGCGTTTATCTCAGTGCGACCGGTTCGGACGCTGCCGTTGCGTGGACCGCAGCAGTTACCGTGCTGTGTGCGGTCTGGTGGATATTCGAACCGATTCCGATTCCGGCCACTTCGCTGCTACCGCTCGCGGTGCTTCCATTGGTCGGCGTATTGACGCCGGCAGAAGTCGGCGAGTCTTACGGCAATTCCCTGATCCTGCTACTGATGGGCGGTTTCA is a genomic window containing:
- a CDS encoding diguanylate cyclase; translation: MLPELPVPGPEVALALFLLLAIYAGALHAANSGRFPGLAWLGGRTIGRDLAIGLGVLATAPAIALAVVLASHSAGQREDRAAELLQETANTISTGLDELFDKHMNGIASLANTIQRSGRMDVASLTDAIVSHHELYPDYLTMLAANTFGDIVTATTMVQGRPLRISSLNHNISDRPYFVTPMREGGVFVSDVFQGRGLGQDPIIAVSARVSTIDGTPWGIVEGSLNLQRLSRFHPATTMFGQDIELLILDQRDRVISSTRADSRILETVSLPLLNADAEKNDRLYTHAVSGLGWQVHASIPRAPVHAEVWVDARATLLWLLSAVAIAIMLSTAIARRVTRPLTALKTAVRALDLEGADADLAAPPGAPEEIRQVYEHLSSMSNRMQNSHRQLTAAVEAGKHYRQQLETTLARRETEIRSRTNELEHTNRNLRTLSNVDQLTGLANRRRFTEAIDQAWRHCMREQSPVSLVLLDIDHFKAFNDTYGHQNGDYCLARVGGALSACVWRPLDLVARYGGEEFVMVLANTELDNALSIAGRTRRVIEDMRLPHAGAPDGFVTLSLGVASTVPQRGSDYQLLLQEADRALYFAKEKGRNRVGWADQGELRLMGDKNPGHNADQIIEFRLPVTDTD